TTTTACAGGATGATAATAAATTCGTCCTTTATATAAATTATTGCTTTGCCATGCCACTGTAGCTTCAAAAGGCTTAATATTAACGATTTCTGGATAAATATCAATATTTGAAGTTTTTTTGTATAAACTGACTCCATAAATGCTTAAACCTATAATAAGCAAGATTAGAGCAGTGATATAAACTAAAATTCTCTTCAAAACGCCCCCCTTACTTTTTATATTATTCTGCTAATTCTATAATTCTGAAAATTCTGATTCAGACATTTTCCGATTTATTTTTTTGAAATACTGTAGATCTAAGTATGTCAGTCTAAATTGATTGCTGCAAAATTTTTGGAAGTTTATCATATACTTCTATTGGAGAAACAATTGATCTTCGTCTATCGATAACTAAATTTTTCTTCTTAGCGATTTCATCTTCTACATTAACCGGATGTTCGAGTTTATTCAGAGTGACTTCTCTATTATCCGTAAAAGGCAAAATTATTGGACCTTTGCTATCAAGAATATAAGCCATTTGCCCATTTGTTAAATGAACAACGCTGCCAGTAGGGTATATACCTACTACTTTAACAAAAGAATGCAGTACAAATTGCAGCATACGATCTTTATCTGCATATTTTCGAAATAACTCCGTTACGACGCCTACTGGATTTAAGGCTTCTTTATAAGAACGCTTAGTTGTCATAGCATCATAAATATCTGCCAGCTTGCATACCTTAACGTAAGGAGGTATCTCAATTGGTATTTTTGTATCTGGATAGCAATTAGTTTCACCCATGAATAAAGGGCTATGATGGTAGCATATTATGTTTTTTATAACTGTATTATACAATTTATTTTTTTCGAGTATTTGAATACCTTTTTCAAATGTATGGGTTTTTACCATATCAAATTCTTCGTCAGTCAGCCGGCCTTTTTTATTTAAAATATCATCAGGAATAAGAACTTTACCAACATCGTGAAGAAAAAATCCAATAGATATATCGTATAACTCTTCAGGAAGATAAAACATAAATGACGTTTCCGGAAGATCGTTTTTCGAAAGTTCTGAAGTTTGAAAAGAAAAATTAAATACTTGCTTGTTGATAAGTTCACTAAAATGATCGTTAAATTTTTTTAAAACAGCAGTTCCAATAGTGCAAACATCAATAGAATGGTTATATAGATAGTCATCATAGGAAAAAATTTCTTTAGTTATATATGAAAATGCAGTCTCACTTTTAGTCATAAAATTAAATACATCAGAAACTGTTTCTTGCAATAAGTGTGTATCAAATTCGCCTCCTGTCTCCTTTATACTCGTAATTATTTTTTTTATATTATTCTTTGCATTCTGATATTTAATGCTCGCTTCTTTTTTTAATTCATATATTTCTTTAATTCTTCTTCCGATTTCAAGTTTGTTTAAACTATCTTCATATATGTTTGAATTATCTTCTTTTGTTGGAGAGTCAAGTCTAATTTCCTTTAACTGTTTATCCCATAATCCACCTTTTTCTTCGACATCAATTGGAATACGTCTAAGTCCATATTTTTTAACGATCAATAATGAGCTTACTTTATTGATAATTACATTTTTTTCTAACAAAAGGGCGCCACTTTTATTATAAACATCTATTCCAGTCCTAACGCTTCCTCCATTTGCAACAATTTCAATAAGATTATCAATATTTACATAAAGTTTTTCCATAAATATAAAGCTCCTATATTATATTACATACAGAGATCGACTTTAAATATTTCCATTATTTTATTTCAAAAAAAATTGCAACATTTGAATCCTTTTGAAATTTTCGCAAATTACTTACATGGTTATAGATCCTTAACGTTAGACTTGACATATCAAATAAGCCATAATATAGAGCAATGTTTCAGGTGTTTTTCTTGCCCTGATATTGAAAAATTGATTCTACCTATAAAAATATAAAAAATTTAAGAAAGGAATTTAAAACTATGGAAAGAACTTTATCTTTAATTAAACCTGACGGAGTTAGAAAAAACATTATCGGAGAAGTAATAAAGAGATTTGAAAGTAAAGGCATAAAAATTGCCGCAATGAAAATGCTGCATCTTACAAAGGCTCAAACTGAAGGCTTTTATGCTGTTCATAAAGAAAGACCTTTTTTTGCAAGCCTTACTGATTTTATGACATCAGGACCAATTGTAGCTATGATTTTAGAAGGAGACGACGTTATTAAAAAAAATAGGGAAATCATGGGAGCTACAAACTATAAAGAAGCTGCCGAAGGAACAATAAGAAAAGATTTTGCAACAGATATTGAAAAAAATGTTGTTCATGGATCAGATTCACCTCAAACCGCTGCATTTGAAATATCCTATTTTTTTAATTCTTTTGAAATCGTAAAAAATATCTAAAAATGTCAGTCCTTGAAAATATATCAATCGTTTTAACAAGACCTAAATATTCTGAAAATATAGGTGCTGCAGCAAGAGCCATGAAAAACATGGGGTTTAGCAAACTTATTGTTGTGTCTCCCCAGAATTATGATTTTGATAATGCAAACAAAGTGGCAACTCATGAATCGGTTGATATATTGAACAAGGCTGAATTTACTGACAGTTTAAAAGAGGCTCTATTAAATTTTAACTATATAATCGGAACGACTGCAAGGTTAGGCAAAAACAGGCAAGGTGTTTATAATCCTTCTGAAATGGCTGAAAAGCTGAGATCAATCTCTAAAAAAAACCTTGCGGCTATTGTTTTTGGGCCCGAAGATAAAGGGCTCCAAAACGATGATTTACAATTATGCGATGCTATTATTAACATCCCTACATCATCACACCTTTCATCTATAAACCTTGCTCAATCTGTTATGATTATTTGCTATGAACTTTTTAAAACAAGTCAAGAAACTATCGAAAAACCAATACCTCAACTCGCAAGAAGATATGAGCTTGAAGGAATGTATTCTCAATTAAAAGAGATTCTTATTAAAATTAATTATATCCGACCAGACAACCCTGATTACTGGCTAAATAATTTTCGGCATTTTTTTAATAGATTTTGTTTATATTCAAGGGAAGTTTATATAATTCGGGGGCTTTGTCGGCAAATAGAATGGTATGGAAATAAACGATATAATGACGCATTAAAAGAAAGAAATGAGGCTGAAAAATGAGATTAATTAGATTCTTTAATAATAATGGAGAAATTAGACCTGGAATTTTACAAGGAAATTTAATTATTGATTTAAAAAAAGTTTTTCCTGATATTCCTGATATTTCTGAAACGTTTTTCAAAGAAGGTTGGATTGAAACTATAGCGTCGGCTACATTGCCGAAAGCTTCAAAATTGGATGTTCATATATCCTATCCTGTATGCTGCCCTTCTAAAATAATTTGTCTTGGAAAAAATTATATTGAACACGCAAAAGAAGGCGGATTTGATTTACCTAAAAAACCTTTAATTTTTTCCAAAAGTGCTAACACTTTAACAGGTCCATTTGATCCAGTTATTATGCCCAAAACAAGCAGTCAAGTAGATTGGGAAGTTGAGCTTGCTGTAATCATCGGTAAACAAGGAAAAGGCATAAGTAAACAAGATGCTCATAGTTATGTGGCTGGATTTACTGTTATGAATGATGTTTCAGCTCGCGATGTTCAATTTTCAGAATCCCAATGGTTTAGAGGCAAATCCTTTGATACATTCGCTCCATTAGGCCCATCGATAGTTACGCCAGATGAAATAGGAGGTTTAGATAAAGCTCAAAATTTAAGACTCACTGCAAAAGTAAATGGAAAAATAATGCAGGATGGAAATACAAAGGATATGATTTTTGATATCCCAAGCATAATAGAAGATATAAGCCAAGATATGACTTTGATGCCAGGAGATATTATATCCACAGGAACTCCCGCTGGAGTAGGAATATTTAGAAATCCTCCTATTTTGTTAAAAAGTGGAGATATAGTCGAATGCGAAGTTGAAAAAATTGGAATTATACGAAATGTTTTTAAATAAACACTCATTCATTTTTTTGAAACAGATCTAAAGGGTGTGTCCCATCTTTTACACAAAGATCTGTAGGGGCGACCGGCTGGTCGCCCAAATGCTATGTTCAGCAATTTCCAAAGGGCGACCAGCCGGTCGCCCCTACAATATCTAAATTTTAGAACTTAACAGCCATGCCTTTTTTAAAAGGGGGGAATGTTTAGGCTTAATAAATCTATGCTCAACAAAAAACTTGATAATCGAGTTATAGGTTCTTGAAATTATAACTTATCTACCTAAGAGCAGGATGTGTGAAGCTTAACAGATCGGGAATAACTTCTGTAGAACTATCGAAGATATCCTAAAATCATATTTTAGTAGGACAGATAAAAAAATAACCTGACCTACTAAATATATAGATTTATTTTATTATGATACAAGTTCTTCTTTTACGCTTACAGCTATTTTAAACAGAACTGTAAGAATAATAAAACCTAACGCATATACCCCAAAAGTAATCATTATTTCTTTTAGAGTAGGAACGTATTCATTAAAATGATGAAGCGGAGATGGAACAAAACCACCGGATACAAGACCTAATCCCTTATCAATCCACATCGCCACAAATACCATTACACAAGTAAATGGTAGAATTTTTTCATTTTTACGTGTAGCTGGATTAATAAGCAAAAATATAGACAATAATGCTAAAGCAGCAGACGTCCACATCCATGGAACTAAAACTCCATGCCCATCATGACCGGCATAAAGATATTTAAAATGTTCCATATGTTCAGGAATGCCACTATAAAAGACTACAAAAACTTCACAAAGAAGAAAGAATACATTTATAATAAGTCCATAAGTAACGATTTTAGCTAATGTTTGAATCTGAACTGTTCCTGGATCAAACTTAGTTAATTTACGAACAATAAAGCATAAAACAATTAAAAAAGCTGGACCTGAAGCAAAGGCAGATGCAAGAAATCGAGGAGCAAGAATTGCTGTTAGCCAAAAGCCTCTACCAGGTAAACCGCAGTATAAAAATGCGGTTACTGTGTGAATACTGACAGCCCAAGGAATTGAAAGGTATATCAATGGTTTTACCCATTTTGGAGGAGCTATTGAACTTCTTTCAGCTTCAAGAATTTTCCATCCAATAACTATATTCAATAATAGATAACCATTCAATACGATAGTATCCCAAAATAAAACTGATCCAGGAGTAGGATGCAGCCATACATTTAAAATTCTTTGAGGTTGACCAAGATCAACTATTATGAAAAAAAGACACATGGATACAGATGCAACCGCTAAAAATTCGCCTAATATTGTTATTCTTCCAAATGCTTTGTAATCATGCAAATAGTATGGAAGAACGAGCATTACCGCTGATGCAGCAACTCCTACAAGAAAAGTAAACTGGGCAATATAAAATCCCCAAGTAACATCTCTGTTCATCCCGGTTATACCTAAACCAAAACTCAACTGGTTTAAATACACCAAAAAGCCTAAGCAAAAAACAGCAGCTAAACCTGCCAGCCATAACCAATAATTTCTACTTCCTTTTATCGCAGTTTCAAGCATAACCACCTCTCATCATACAATGTAATAAACTGATGGCCCTGTACCGAGAGCCGGTTTACGTCTAATGGTATAGTTTTCCTTTAATACTTGCCTTATTTCTGATTCTGGATCATTCAAATCTCCAAAAACAATTGCACCGTTTGCCGCTTCAACGCAGGCGGGTATTTTTCCAACAGCAAGCCTTTCTGCGCAAAAATTACATTTTTCCACAACACCTTTCATCCTTGTAGGAAATAAAGGATTAGTTTCCTCAATAAAAGGTCTTGGATTTTCAAAATTAAAACTTCTTGAGCCATAAGGACAGGCTGCCATACAAAAACGACAACCAATGCATCTATGGAAATCCATTAATACAATTCCATCATCCCTTTTAAAAGTCGCCTTTGTAGGACAAGCTCGAACACAGGGAGGATTATTACAATGATTACAAAAAACAAGAAATTTCAAATTTTCAACTCGTTCATTTAAAAAATCATGATTTACAGTCGGAAAAGCGTGCTTAAATTCTTCTTCCCATATCCATTTTACTTCATGTTTTTTATTATCAATATTAGGAACATTATGAGCTTTATGGCAGGCTTCAATAATACTTGGAACATTATCTTCAGACAATTCTTTTGTATTTATTATCATTCCCCATCTTTTAGCTTGTAGAGTGCTTTCATTCTTTACATAGCTCCCTTCCACAGTATGAGATACTTGGGATTCAGCAAAAGAATTTAATACAGGAGCTGCTCCACTAATTCCCAATAAGGAAATTCCAGCTACTTTAAAAAAACTTCTTCTACTACTTTTTTCCATTATTTGTTCTCCTTCGGCTCAATATGGCAATCCCAACAATATGGAGTAACAGAAGCATAGTTATGACATTTATCACAAAAATCTGCCTTGCTTCCGTGACATCCCATACATGATTCTTCACCACTTGATAAGCTAATGTTATAATCTTTTCCATTTGTACTTTTATACTGCCGCATTCCTTCTCTTACTACTTTATCTCTCCACGTATTTAAAAGCTGCATATGTCCAGTTTTCATAAATTCTTTTGGTTCAACGCATGTTTTTGCATCTTTCGCTGTTTGAGATAAAATAGGTTCTGGCGCAGGAGAAGCTTTAAGCTGATTATACCAAAAAGGAAAAGTAAATATCACCGCAAATATTATCAATCCTAAATATATTATTTTTTTATCATTCATCTGCTTCATCCTCCATTCCTAAAAGCGGTTCACCCCTTAAATCTGTAGTGCGTTTATTTTCTCCTGGAAAAATTAACGCATTCGCAACTAACTCATGAAGACCAATTACGCCAACTCCAGGTACCCAATAATCCATTAATGGGGGTAACGCAGCTCTGTCTATAGCACATACACACCCTAGCATGTTAACTCCAAATTTATCATGGACATATTTTACTGCATTAGCCCTTGGCAAGCCTCCAGCTAATCGCTGCTCCATATTTTCTCCAGCATTTAACCCAGCACCACTTCCACAGCAAAAAGTCTGTTCGCGTATAGTATTAGGAGGCATTTCATAAAAATGATTACATACATTTTGAATTACATATCTTGGTTCATCAAGCAAGCCCATGCCTCTTGATGGGTTACAGGAATCATGGTAAGTTAATTTTATATGATCATTTCTGCTTTTATCTAAATCAAGCTTTCCATGCTTTATTAAATCAGCTGTGAATTCAGCAATATGAACCATTTTAGTAGATTTAGCATTTTCAAACTTAGTTCCAGTTATTGGAGACACGGGTTCTTCTAAAAAGTCTGCAGGTCCATTCATTGTGCCCATATACTGATGTATTACTCTCCACATATGTCCGCATTCACCGCCTATAATCCATTTGACACCAAGTCTTTTAGCTTCTGCATACATTTTTGAGTTTAAACGTTTCATCATTTCATGGGAAGTAAAAGAACCGAAATTACCGCCTTCAGAAGCATAAGTACTCCATGTAACATCCAAACCATATTTTTCTTTCAGGTAATGGAAGAGCATAAGATAGCCCATACATGTATAAGTTCCAGGGTCAGCAAAAACGTCCCCGGATGGAGTAATAAATAAAATATCAGCTCCTTTTTTGTTATAATTAGGAGCTACATTAATTCCTGTTAATTCTTCTATATCTTCAACAAAAAAGTCAAGCATATCTTTAAAAGCATGGGGTTGGATACCAAGATGATTTCCTGTTTTATAACAATTTGAAACAGGGGTTGCTATCCAGTCAATATTGAGTCCTAATAAATTTAAAAGTTCTCGACCCATCATTGTTATTTCAGCAGTATCAATGCCATAAGGACAAAAAACAGAACATCTTCGACATTCAGTACATTGAAATAAGTAATACCACCACTCCTTTAAAACATCTAAAGTAAGCTTCCTTGCGCCTGCAAGCTTACCTAAAATTTTTCCAGCTGTAGTAAAATCATTTCTATATACAGACCTAAGCAATTCAGCCCTTAAAACAGGCATATTTTTAGGATCACCTGTTCCTATATAAAAATGACATTTATCAGCGCAAGCACCGCATCTTACACAAATGTCCATAAAAATTTTAAAAGAACGAAAATTTTCTAACCTTTCTTTGAATCCATTATGGATAATCTCCTGCCAATTTTCAGGTAACTTCCAGTCTTCATCAAGGGGATTCCATTGTCGTGCATTGGGAAAGCCTACAGTTTCAAGGCTTTTTGGATTACCTGCATAACAATACATTCCTTTTCGTATTGTTGTAGGAGTATCCATCCAACCTTTTTTAGGTAACTTGTAATTTACATTGTCAATTAATTCTTTTGATGTTGGATAATCTGCCATATTTTATTTACTCCTTTTCAACTGGGAGCCCAGCTTCTATCATTTTTTCTCTGAAATCATCTTCGTACTCTGCATAACTATGAACTTTAACTGGGTAATTCCACGGATTAATATGACGAGTTGCTCGATTATTATTTGCCATATTTCTTGTTGGACTCATAAAAATTCCGCCCATGTGCATGAGTTTACTGAAAGGAATATAAGCCACAAGAAGACTTACTAAAAATAAGTGAACATAAAAAATAGTACTAATTCCTGCTGGAATTTGCGGACTTAGCGTTATAATTCCCATTGTTAGCGCTTTTACTCCAACGATATCCACTTTTTCAAAATAACGCATATAAATGCCTGTAAATGCTATTCCCATTATAAGAAAAAGCGGGAAATAATCGGCAACTAAAGAAACGTATTTTACTTGAGGGATAATTACACGCCTGACTAAAAGATAAGTCGCTGCTAATAAAAGCATAAAACCCGAAATAAGAACACCTGGAACACCTACTTGGAAAATTCCGTCTATTTTTTCGAGTAATTGAACGAAAAATGGGACAGGCTCCGCAAAAAATCTTAAATGCCTTGTTAACACTACAAAAAATGAATAGTGAAATACAAGTGCAGCTAACCATAGCCATAACTCCCATTGAAACGTTATTTTTGGACCATTTTCCGATTTATGGAGCTGCATTTTAGTATTCCGAAATAACGATCTGAATAAAAAAATTTCAAGCGCCATTCTTGCGATAACACCTACGGTTGTAGATGGATTATCAATTTTGGCCTGCTTGAACCAAGGCAAAGATTTTTGCTGGCCACAAGTGGTTGGAATTCTAAAGGGAACTGGAGAACGAGACCATGATACAATTCGATTGATAACACCAACGAAAAATACCGCAAATGCTAAATAAGGAATTACAATTCCAAAAAGCATTTTTAGCCCCGCATCAATTCCAAAATACGGAACAAACGATAGAGCAACAACCACTACAAGGGAAACTAAATAATTTACATTCATTTTTATTTACCTCTCTCCTTCCAAAATTAAAATTCTAATATATAATTTGTTACTCATTATTACATTCACATAATAAATTTGCTTTTTCCAAAAGTTTCATTGTCTGGCTTCTTTCATGGTTTGCCTTTAATTGATATATTTTTTCTTTACAGTTCATATAAATATCAAATCCTATTAAGGCTATTTCATCTATCATTCTTTCAAGTTGATAAAGGCTTTTACCGCCATCTTCATCTTTAAAGTCAAAATTATTTCTGATAATTTCTTTCAAGGAAAAAACAAATTTGACTGATTCAGAAGCTCTAAAATTTTGAACAGCCCTTGTTCTAATTAGAGGATCAATTCCTGATGCTATTTTCTCTTTATCGAAGCTATCTAATAATTCCTTATATATTGTTTCGATAGTATTCCATATATTTTGCCCAACTGGATTAGCAAAAGCATCTTTCTCTCTTTTTAAAAAGTATGCCATATCATCGGGGTAAGCATGAATAACTACCTCGAACCACTCTGACAGTATTTTATCTTTTTTTTCTTGTAAGACTTTTTTTAAAGTTTTAGACAGATTCATAAATTTAATTTCATTTTCCTTTTTGTAGGCTTTAAGTATAAGGTGCTATACCTAACTAAATGTTTTTTTTTTGTCAAGAATAAATATTTGAAAATTCTAACATCTCCTTTATTTAAAGTTTGCTCTAAATTTACATAGTCTATATAAAGAATGGATATGTGTGGAGTTTTTTAGATTAAATAATGTCATACTATTAAGTTTTATCTTGAAACTATATCTACTTTTGACTTAAATGGTATATATTATAATAATTAAATTAGGAGGCATTTTCATGAATGAATTTATTGAGAGAGAATCTTTAGTGGAACAATGTATTTCAGAAAATAATATTGAAAAAGCAGTGAAACTATTGTTTGATTTAATTGTGTTTTACGCAAAAAATAAAAATTTTGTTAAAGCGAATGCTTTAAGGGAAAAATTAATAGAAGTTGATAATATGGCATTAACTGAAATTATTAGTACCGGCGAAATCATCGAAGACGAAAAAAGAGGACTTATCGATAAAGACCATTTAAAATTATGGACGCCTCTCTTTTCAATGCTCAATGAAGACGAAGCTAATGCCCTTTATTATGCTATGAATGAAAGTAATTATCTTCCTGATCAAACTATTTTTAAACAAGGAGAGTCCAATTCAAATTTATATTTTATAAACAACGGTGAAGTAAAGATAGTTTATCTCAAGAATAATAAAGAGACACTTTTAAAAGTTTTATCTCCAGGCCATATCGCTGGAGACGATTCATTTTTTTCAATTTCAGTATGCACGACTTCAATGATAACCTTAACAGGAGCTCAAATTGACATGCTAAGCCGAGATGTTCTAAAAAAATGGGAAACTGAATTTCCAGCTCTTGCTCCTAAAATTCAAGATTTTTGTTTAAAAACTCAAAGGCCTAAAATTCTTGAGTTAGTAAAGAAAAAAGGTCTTGAACGAAGAACTCAAACAAGAACGAAAGCTTCCGGACAAGTAATGATTCAATTGATCGGAAGTAAAGACGAACCTATCGGAAAGCCCTTTAAAGGAGATTTATCTGATCTATCAATAGGTGGAGTTTCATTTTACATAAAAACCTCAAAAAAAGAAACCGCACGATTATTACTTGGACGAAAAATGGCAATAAAATTTATTGTTTCGGATGATTCTGAAAAAAAATTTATAAAAAAGGGAACTGTAGTAGGTGTTGGTTACCATCTTTTTAATGATTATTCTATTCATGCTAACTTTGAAAAAGAAATCACAGAGATGGGATTGTTAAATATAATTTCTGCTATTGGCAAATAAATTAAATATAGTTTTTAAAAATTTTATGAATGATATAAGCATAAAAGAAGAACTTAAAGAAACATTAGCTAAATATAGAATAATTGAGCAAGAATTAGAAAATTTGGAAAAGCAAAAACAAATGTTGCGGTCAAAAATTCAGCTCTTGCTTGAAAATTTAGGACAAACCTCTTACAACACCGTTATTGAGGAGAAACCGATTGCGTTACAATTGAAGTATCAAACAGATATAAAATACAATGAAGAACTGTTAAAACACAGACTTGGCGATAAATATATCCATATTTTGGAACCAGATTTAAAAAAGATAAAACAGCACCTTCATGAAATTACGCCAGCGTTAGCTCATTATATGGAAACAATCGGTTCTCCATCGCGGGATAAAATCAAAGAATTAATTCTTGGCGGAGAATTTGATAAACAAGATTTTAGTGGCGCATTTAAAAAAATACATAAAACAACTTTATATGTAAAAAAACAACCTCTCTACATTAAAACTGACGAAAAAACACCTTGGTGAAATTAAAATACATGACATTGCGAATAATTGCAGGTGCATTAAAGGGGAAAAAACTTGATACAATAGATGGGAAAAAAGTAAGGCCCACTTCTGGCAAAGTTAGGGAAGCGGTTTACAGCATAATTTCTACACAAATAAGTGATGCAATCGTATTAGATCTTTTTGCAGGAACTGGTGCAATGGGGATTGAGGCTATAAGCAGAGGTGCAAATAAGTCTATATTTATTGATAACTTTACAAATTCTCTATCTACAATCAAAAAAAATGTAACTAAATGTCGTATTGAAAATCAATCTTCAATCATTAAATGGGATATCCTTAGAAATTTAAGCTGTATTTCCTATGATAAACCTCTCTTTGATATTGTATTTATTGATCCTCCTTATGGAAAAAATATTGTTAATCAAGTTCTTACAAATCTACATATGAGTAAATGCCTTAAACCAGAAGCTCTTATAATCGTGGAACATTCTAAAGAAGAAAATATTTTAAATGAGTATATTGATTTTAAGCGTTATGACCAACGAAAGTATGGGCAAACGTTTGTTTCATTTTATAATATTGAACTTAAAAAACAATAATCTTATTGAGTTGTCCTTATTGTTATTAAATCTTTTGACAAGGAAATTCCGTTACGGATAGCATAATCTTCGTAAAATTTTTGAATTCCAGATGCATTATAAAAAAGTTTTCTCATTCCAAAAAATTCGGTTGTTTCACCAGGAATTTCAGGTAAAAATTTATCAGAAGCATAAACAATGACTATTTCATTGCCTAATTCACCTCCTATAGTAAAATTAAGCTGCGAATAATCTTTATTCGGAATAGCAACGACATTACCTGGGTTTATCATTATTTTGCCGTCATCAAAAGTATTTGGATAAATTTGATAAATATCTCCGTTTGACCATCGGTTAATTATTCTAATATATGACGATTTATTAACTTTAAGAAGAAAAATAACTGACTCGCCCGATCTAAAATTCAAATTATCCCTTCCTTTTTGAGTTGATATTTCTACTCTAAGATTATCGGAATATTCATTAGGTTTAAATGCAGAAAGGTCACTCATAAATTGATCATCTTTTTTTTGGGGAATATCAAGCAAAGCTGGATTTACAAATTTTTTTTCAATCTTAATAGAACTCCATGCTAAAGCATCTCCTTGGGCACTAATAAGTTCCGCTTTAATTTCTATTTCATGTTCTGAAACATCCCAATAGCTTCCTGATATAAAATAATCAGCTCCTGAAACAATAGCGGCAGTAGCTCCAGGTTTTTGAGAAGGTAAAATTCCCCTTGTTTTTTCCATACCTCTTTTTCCAGTTTTTTTTACATCTTCAAGGTATTTTTCAACGTCTGCTTTTAAATTAAGAAAATTACTCATAGTGAAATATTCATAACTAAACTGGCTGATATAGTCTGAAAAAGGGCTATATAATTTGGTATCTTGATATTTAAATTTATTCACAAGAACTGAAGGCCTTTTTTTTGTTAAAAACTTATCACAGCCTTTATTTTCAAGGCTATTCATAAGAAAAAGCATTTTATCTTTCACATCTTCTTTAAACCATTCTGTAGGAAGATATTTTTTACTTATAGATGTTGTGCTTGACGATATATCAGACAATGCTTGAATACCATTTTCTGATATTTGTTTCATGCCCCTTAATCTTGCGTGTAAAACAAGCTTGTCTCCTTCAAAATAATAAGAGCCAATTATAAAAACATTGGTATCAATAGAAAGATTTGTAATAACATCA
This Desulfobacterales bacterium DNA region includes the following protein-coding sequences:
- a CDS encoding HD domain-containing protein → MEKLYVNIDNLIEIVANGGSVRTGIDVYNKSGALLLEKNVIINKVSSLLIVKKYGLRRIPIDVEEKGGLWDKQLKEIRLDSPTKEDNSNIYEDSLNKLEIGRRIKEIYELKKEASIKYQNAKNNIKKIITSIKETGGEFDTHLLQETVSDVFNFMTKSETAFSYITKEIFSYDDYLYNHSIDVCTIGTAVLKKFNDHFSELINKQVFNFSFQTSELSKNDLPETSFMFYLPEELYDISIGFFLHDVGKVLIPDDILNKKGRLTDEEFDMVKTHTFEKGIQILEKNKLYNTVIKNIICYHHSPLFMGETNCYPDTKIPIEIPPYVKVCKLADIYDAMTTKRSYKEALNPVGVVTELFRKYADKDRMLQFVLHSFVKVVGIYPTGSVVHLTNGQMAYILDSKGPIILPFTDNREVTLNKLEHPVNVEDEIAKKKNLVIDRRRSIVSPIEVYDKLPKILQQSI
- the ndk gene encoding nucleoside-diphosphate kinase; translated protein: MERTLSLIKPDGVRKNIIGEVIKRFESKGIKIAAMKMLHLTKAQTEGFYAVHKERPFFASLTDFMTSGPIVAMILEGDDVIKKNREIMGATNYKEAAEGTIRKDFATDIEKNVVHGSDSPQTAAFEISYFFNSFEIVKNI
- a CDS encoding RNA methyltransferase, producing the protein MSVLENISIVLTRPKYSENIGAAARAMKNMGFSKLIVVSPQNYDFDNANKVATHESVDILNKAEFTDSLKEALLNFNYIIGTTARLGKNRQGVYNPSEMAEKLRSISKKNLAAIVFGPEDKGLQNDDLQLCDAIINIPTSSHLSSINLAQSVMIICYELFKTSQETIEKPIPQLARRYELEGMYSQLKEILIKINYIRPDNPDYWLNNFRHFFNRFCLYSREVYIIRGLCRQIEWYGNKRYNDALKERNEAEK
- a CDS encoding fumarylacetoacetate hydrolase family protein gives rise to the protein MRLIRFFNNNGEIRPGILQGNLIIDLKKVFPDIPDISETFFKEGWIETIASATLPKASKLDVHISYPVCCPSKIICLGKNYIEHAKEGGFDLPKKPLIFSKSANTLTGPFDPVIMPKTSSQVDWEVELAVIIGKQGKGISKQDAHSYVAGFTVMNDVSARDVQFSESQWFRGKSFDTFAPLGPSIVTPDEIGGLDKAQNLRLTAKVNGKIMQDGNTKDMIFDIPSIIEDISQDMTLMPGDIISTGTPAGVGIFRNPPILLKSGDIVECEVEKIGIIRNVFK
- the nrfD gene encoding polysulfide reductase NrfD, which encodes MLETAIKGSRNYWLWLAGLAAVFCLGFLVYLNQLSFGLGITGMNRDVTWGFYIAQFTFLVGVAASAVMLVLPYYLHDYKAFGRITILGEFLAVASVSMCLFFIIVDLGQPQRILNVWLHPTPGSVLFWDTIVLNGYLLLNIVIGWKILEAERSSIAPPKWVKPLIYLSIPWAVSIHTVTAFLYCGLPGRGFWLTAILAPRFLASAFASGPAFLIVLCFIVRKLTKFDPGTVQIQTLAKIVTYGLIINVFFLLCEVFVVFYSGIPEHMEHFKYLYAGHDGHGVLVPWMWTSAALALLSIFLLINPATRKNEKILPFTCVMVFVAMWIDKGLGLVSGGFVPSPLHHFNEYVPTLKEIMITFGVYALGFIILTVLFKIAVSVKEELVS
- a CDS encoding 4Fe-4S dicluster domain-containing protein — translated: MEKSSRRSFFKVAGISLLGISGAAPVLNSFAESQVSHTVEGSYVKNESTLQAKRWGMIINTKELSEDNVPSIIEACHKAHNVPNIDNKKHEVKWIWEEEFKHAFPTVNHDFLNERVENLKFLVFCNHCNNPPCVRACPTKATFKRDDGIVLMDFHRCIGCRFCMAACPYGSRSFNFENPRPFIEETNPLFPTRMKGVVEKCNFCAERLAVGKIPACVEAANGAIVFGDLNDPESEIRQVLKENYTIRRKPALGTGPSVYYIV
- the dsrJ gene encoding sulfate reduction electron transfer complex DsrMKJOP subunit DsrJ translates to MNDKKIIYLGLIIFAVIFTFPFWYNQLKASPAPEPILSQTAKDAKTCVEPKEFMKTGHMQLLNTWRDKVVREGMRQYKSTNGKDYNISLSSGEESCMGCHGSKADFCDKCHNYASVTPYCWDCHIEPKENK